One Pirellulales bacterium DNA window includes the following coding sequences:
- a CDS encoding FeoB-associated Cys-rich membrane protein — MQNIIALFIVAAAVGYLLRRGWRYFAAKKSAGCASGCGSCASNSKNIPDAKPLVTIDALRSSRPNSHS; from the coding sequence ATGCAAAACATCATTGCGCTATTCATTGTCGCGGCGGCAGTCGGATATTTGCTACGACGGGGGTGGCGCTATTTTGCCGCGAAGAAATCTGCCGGGTGCGCCAGCGGCTGCGGCAGTTGCGCATCGAACAGTAAAAACATACCCGATGCCAAGCCGCTGGTAACGATTGATGCGTTGCGATCGAGCCGGCCGAATTCGCACAGCTAA